In one window of Littorina saxatilis isolate snail1 unplaced genomic scaffold, US_GU_Lsax_2.0 scaffold_594, whole genome shotgun sequence DNA:
- the LOC138954956 gene encoding uncharacterized protein, with protein sequence MNLWKEQTLLLAWLLSIISNNVDDGSGQGSVISCKAKEAPAGGTASLTCYFNIDVQQAQRNLIVKKFIPGQTEDPPETVSYCYWSGGEPQCTNKDFIKCEIANSHMKVKFMKAPHDWEGVYRCEFFPSDNTLVHSCRFESADTPSTQQPSEYTTPTEETSNTTATENCENLEAKDSLIKCLIAVIGVLLVVIAALIVLFKIRFVCLKCLSC encoded by the exons ATGAATCTTTGGAAAGAGCAAACTTTGCTGCTGGCGTGGCTGCTTTCTATAATTTCAAATAACGTTGACGACGGTTCTGGGCAAGGCAGCGTTATCTCGTGTAAAGCGAAAGAAGCTCCTGCTGGTGGGACCGCCTCCTTGACCTGCTATTTCAACATCGACGTACAACAAGCCCAGCGAAACCTCATTGTGAAGAAATTCATTCCTGGCCAAACTGAGGACCCCCCAG AGACGGTTTCTTATTGCTATTGGTCTGGAGGCGAGCCACAATGCACCAACAAGGATTTTATCAAATGTGAAATAGCCAATAGTCACATGAAAGTAAAATTTATGAAGGCACCACATGATTGGGAAGGAGTATACAGATGCGAATTCTTTCCGTCAGATAATACGCTTGTACATTCTTGCCGGTTCGAATCAGCAG ACACGCCATCGACACAGCAGCCAAGTGAATACACCACACCAACAGAAGAGACAAGCAACACAACAGCAACGGAGAACT GTGAGAATTTGGAGGCGAAAGACTCCTTGATCAAGTGTTTGATTGCCGTCATCGGTGTGCTGTTGGTGGTGATTGCGGCTCTCATCGTCCTGTTTAAAATACGGTTTGTCTGCTTGAAGTGTCTTTCTTGC